The Montipora foliosa isolate CH-2021 unplaced genomic scaffold, ASM3666993v2 scaffold_171, whole genome shotgun sequence genome contains the following window.
CGATCCGGGACTGGAAGGTGTGGAAGGAGCTCGTCGGTACTCTGACAAGGCACGTCGATATTCAGAGGGATCCCAATGGGCGAACGGGGATCCTGGGCTACTCATTCACGTTTCCACACTTGGGTCGGACCATCAGATTGTGTCACACAACTGAACAGTCGGTACCGATCGTCTGAAGCGGGATGAAGATTCATCATTATATACCCGTACGGGCGTTGCGTACACTTTTCGAAGAGACGAAGAACGTCACGCCATCGATCGGGAAAGGCTTGTAACGTCAAGGCTCGAAATCCCGATTGATCTTTGGGATTCTTGAACACGAAGACATAATGGGCATTCCTGGAGATGGTCTTGGCATATTTGCCGGGTGGAAATAGGTCTTGACACAAATACAACACCGTAATGTTCCGATGGTGCGATTCTCGAGTGAACAGATCCAACACGCGTTTGTCATTCCCTCCTTCGTCCATGAGATCGTCCAAGACCAGGATCCCACCTTGACTTTTTCCGAACCATTGTCGAAGATGATCAATGTCGGGAATCCCTTCGTGAAATCGGATCCCACGACCTTTCATCCGTTCGAAACGCGGTTGCCATACAGCATAACAGTAATGACACGGTTTCGTGTTTTCAAAGACCTTCCCTTCCGTCAAGAGCGCCTCGGTCAACTGTGTCTTTCCACTCCCCGACGGACCGACGATCATCGTACTACTGGGTTGTCGTATCATGATCCCACCTCATCGACGGCAGCGTTGCACATTATTTTATACCTTTAAAAAGCGTGTTTCCCCGTCCCAAGACAAAGACAAGACATGTGGTctatcaaaaaaaaattaatgtagaaGAACCGGTTCATGCGGTGTACAACATTGAAGGCAGGGTAACGCATTGTACTCCTTGATTATTTGACGACGTACTTGTCGACCCACAGTTCGATCGTTGGTAACAAAATCAAGGGGAGAAAATCTTTGCACAAACTCGTGCATGGTGCGTCCCCGTACCCTATCTTTCAAAAACATGAGAGCATAATGACCGCAAGCGGTACTGTTCAAAGCTTGGAGGGTCCGGTCGTTCCATTGCACCGCATTCCATTCGTCTTCGAGCCATCTCTCCAAGTCGGGTGCATGGTAGGTCGTGATCGGCAGTCCGTAACTGTCCATGACTTCACACCGATTTTGTTCCGTCCAAAGTCCTAACCAGTGTTGACCCGGTTCCCCTCGTGGATCCGTGTTGACAATGTAGGCGGCCCGCGTCGTACGGGGTGGACGCGATGGAAGTCCGTCGGAGGGATGGACACCGTGAAAGACACGTTTCAGGACCGGATCGTCCAAGGCCAAGATGCGTAAGGTGACATCACTCAAGGGTACAAATTCCATCTTCACTCGTACTTTTGATAAAGGACAGTTCCGTTGGTACCGGCTTGGAAGCTGTCTTCGAATTCACCAAACACCAAAATGGTGATGTTCTTGTCGGGAGCGGCATTAAATCGGATTTCCAGACGCAGCTTGCCTTTTTGTTTGGGATTTCGATGATACGGTGAATCGGCATCGCCATTGGGTACATTGTTAAACGTGAACAAGGTACAATTCTTGCCATAGCCCCAGTCTCCTGGTTGAATCATGTGAGGGCGATGATGCACCATGGAACCACTGGTTTCCAAGAGACGTTGATAGCCCAGCCAGTCTTTCCGCGTATTCGTGCCATTCAGTTCCAAGGTCGGATAGGGATATTCTTCCCCACCCACCAGTTGACGGATACTCTTCACTCCAAAATCTTGGAAGGCATACGGGTAATACTCCAAATCCCCATTAAACGCTTTACTATCCAGCAGCCCGACGACCAGACGATCGGGAAGACGACCTGTAAACAATTGGTCTTCCGTCCACAAGGTGGTCTTGCCATCGAACGAAAACGTACGGATTTGACTTTTGACCATAGGGTAATTGGCCATTTGACCTTTCACATCGATCTTGGCCATCAGTTCGTTACCCACACTGACGTTCAGGTTGACGCGACACAGATGAAAGGTGACTTTGATATCCCCTGAACCCAACGTGACGTACCTTTTGACCCCCGTGCCACTGGTCTTGGTCCCAAACAGAAAAAAGTCCGGGGTGTTGCAAAAGAGTTCCATCACGATTTCTACGCGAGGGACTAACAAACGTCCCGTTCGCATGGCAGCCAGATGAGGATACATGATCATGGTGGCTTTGTTGTTGCCGTAAAACAGTTTGGTGGCCGTCTTCAGAGCATTCGTATTATTGTGCGCCCATCCGGCTGTGGTGGAAATGTCATCATCGCCTCCCGTGGCCCCAGCTGTTCCTCCACGTTCATGTAATTCACCCAACCTTGAGGGGCCAACAAAGTGCTGCCTTCGTCTCGACTGTAATTCAAGATGGTTTCGATGAAGgacttgtacatgtacgtatCCGTCTGTTCACTCATCAACACACCACCCAGTCGTAGATTGATCTGCTTGAAGAGACCGTGGGCGAGGTTGTTGGTGACGTACACAAACTTGGTGTTGTTGGCATCTGAGGCACTGTTGGCATCCGCCACGATGCCGTTGGTCGACGCCGAATTCAATTCAGTTCGATTTCGAAAAAACTGCGTCCCAAATCGATAAATTCGTCCAAACCGGGAACGGTTAAAGGTGATAGGTACGATACCCGTCATGGCGGCACTGTACGGTATCATCCGGTACGAATCGACCGTGATGTCCGTCGACGGCATGGTAAACAGTTCCAGACTCATGATCGTCGTCGTCTTCTTTTACGTCGAGGTCGTCGTCTCGGTAGGTGAGGGATCAACCAACCACCGTACTGAACGGGGATCCTGCCTTTTATACCAACGGTAGGAGCGGACTGACGTCGACGGTAGGCACGTTGCCGACGCAATCGCGAATGCACGACCATCGGTCGGAGGTTCATCGTCCAAAGATGGACGTCACACGTCGTTTGGCTTTTTTATAGGCATGCCGTCCACCGGCTTTGAGGCCGGCTTTCACCAAAGCGCCCGCTTTTCGTTTCAAACCGCGTTTTCAACGAGTGTCCCACCACACCTCCGACGTCGCTGAACGAACGACCGCTGGCAGCCGCTTGAAGTCCCGATTGCATGGCGTTCAACAAGACGGGCGATGCAATTTTGATCACTCTTCGGTGGCACCATCTCCACGCTGGTACGGAGGATGATACCGTTTCAGACTACCCCCACGcatgaatgatgatgatgatgacctcCCGACAGTGTCACGTCGTTTTTATATGTACGGTGGTCTCCTCCGGAACTGAAAGGTCACGATAGTTCTACGATGTTTTCTGTCTCCTACGGAACTGAAAGGTGATGATGGTTCTCCCTCCAGGAGCGAAACGTGCCAGTCTCCGGTACTCTCACCCACACTGACCTCGATCACATCCAATTCTGCACGGGCGCATAGACATCCATTGAATGTGGGTGGGCTCGAAGTAGACGACACCCGAACCATCCTGGGTGTAATGCACTTCCCGGACCAACTGATGCTCTGAGTCACCGACAATGTTACTACTCACTACATCCGAGTAGACGAGCATGGTACGCGATGGTTGAGTGGACATTCGATTAAATGAGTGATTCAAGTGTAGGAATCGCCACTCTACGGTCTGACTCAGACACAGACTTCTGTTTTCTACCACCTTCAGTAATTAGGGGTCCAATCAC
Protein-coding sequences here:
- the LOC137986262 gene encoding uncharacterized protein; this encodes MIRQPSSTMIVGPSGSGKTQLTEALLTEGKVFENTKPCHYCYAVWQPRFERMKGRGIRFHEGIPDIDHLRQWFGKSQGGILVLDDLMDEGGNDKRVLDLFTRESHHRNITVLYLCQDLFPPGKYAKTISRNAHYVFVFKNPKDQSGFRALTLQAFPDRWRDVLRLFEKCTQRPYGYIMMNLHPASDDRYRLFSCVTQSDGPTQVWKRE